TATCCTTCTGATGAGGCAATTGAATTCATGGAAGTATATGAAAACTTAGGACCAGAACTATTGGGAATCTACAATGATTTGTTCCTAGAAGTAAAAATGTACCAGAATTAACAAAAAAGGAAGCCAGAGCTGATAGAATCAGTCTTGGCTTCCTATTTTTTTTGTAATTGTTATCGACTTGCGCACTCAAACGCAAAAAAGGATTTGAGTGCGCAGTTATGGTGCAATTCCGCGCACTCAAACGCAAAAAAGGATTTGAGTGCGCAGTTATGGTGCAAATTCGCGCACTCAAATGCAAAAACAGATTTGAGTGCGCATGGTTAATCTATAACGACTATTCGCCCAAGTAATCGCTGGGTGTAATTTCCATCTCAGTCCCAAAAATTTTCATTTTCAAGCGAATGCCTTCACGGGTTGCGGCTAAGCCACCCAAACCCGTTTCTCTCAAAGAAGGTGGGAGGTTTTTTCCGACACGACGCATCGCTTCAATAACGTCATCAGCTGGAATTTTGTTCGTGAGACCAGCCAATGCCATATCCGCAGAAATCAAGGCATTGACCGCCCCAATAGCATTTCGCTTCACGCAAGGAATTTCAACTAAGCCGGCAACTGGATCACAAACTAACCCCAATAAGTTACTTAATGCCATTGCGAGAGCCTCAGAACTTTCTTCAGGTGAGCCACCCGCAATTTCAACTGCAGCAGCGGCAGCCATTCCGGATGCACTGCCGACTTCCGCCTGACAGCCACCAGCAGCACCGGAAATCATGGCATTATTTGCTATGACCATTCCAAATCCGCTGGCACAAAAGAGCATCTGAACCATCTGATCTTCGTCTAGCCCGAGTTTATCTTTAATACCAAACATCACGCCAGGCAGAGTACCCGATGAACCAGCAGTTGGCGTAGCACAAATTATACCTAATGACGCATTCACTTCGTTTGTCGCAATGGCATTCTCAACAGCAATGAGTAAATCGTCCCCGGAAAGAGATTTCCCACGTTTCCGATAATTCATCAGCTTCACCGCTTCGCCACCAGTCAAGCCGGTTGGTGAAAAGACGCCGTCACCAGTCAAGCCTTTCTCAACTGCTTCTTTCATCACGCGATAATTCTTACGCATTTGTTCCCATATATCCTCACGCGAACGATGAGAAGTTTGCATTTCCTGTTGCACCATTAATTCGGAAATGGGCACTTGCTTTTCACGTGCATCGTTTACGAGTTCTTCGACAGATTGATACATCGTTATCCTCCTACCTGATTAAAATAGCTTGTTCGATAAAGGGCATTGTATTAATTTCAGAAATCATTTCTTTAGAAGGAGAGGTTTCTAAATAGAGAATCACCCATTCATTCTCTTCTTCCCGGAAAATGCGGATATCACTTAAACGGTACCCATGGTTAGTGAAAAAAACTTCCCAGTCCCGCAGCTTTAATAAACCGAGATGCGAACTGTTTTGTTTAATAAAATAAAGAGGTAAATGCCCATTGATGGTCATCTGGAAGTCCCCGATTTCAACTGCGTTTAGTTCAATCGAACCACCGCCGATTGAACTGCCTGTTGCGACGATTCGTAAATCATCACGTTCCAGGATCATACGTGCAGTATTCGGGTGTCCAACAGGAGAGGGGTCTTTCTCTTCAAAAAAACTTACCGCAATTTGTTGGGATGCTGCCATTTCCACGGCTTTGGGTAACATCGGATCATCGGCATTTAAACCTAAAATGCCACCTAAAATGGCAAAGTCCGTTCCATGTCCCAAATGTGTATCCGCAAAGGACTCGTAATAATGAATCGTAATTTTTTTAGGAATCATACCAAATAGTTGTGCGGCTGCTTTTCCGAGGGCTAAAGCGCCGGCAGTATGTGAACTGGATGGTCCGACCATAATCGGTCCAATAATATCGAAAACACTACGAAATGTATTAGCCATTTTATACCTCCCACATATTGAATTCGTCCCTCATTATATCAAAACGGAACGAAATAGTCGCATTTCTCATCTATCTTTTATTCTAGAAGGAAAGCGCTATGCTATAATTAAAACAATAAGTTTGAAGGGGATTAGATAGTATGGAACTTAAAAAAGCAGTAGGTTTAAAAGCAGCAGAGTACATCAAATCGGGAATGATTGTAGGTCTGGGAACAGGCTCAACAGCCTACTATTTTGTTGAAGAAATCGGTCGCCGAGTGAAAGAAGAAGGATTGGAAGTTACTGGTGTAACAACTTCTATCCGGAC
This genomic interval from Jeotgalibaca porci contains the following:
- the sdaAA gene encoding L-serine ammonia-lyase, iron-sulfur-dependent, subunit alpha; the encoded protein is MYQSVEELVNDAREKQVPISELMVQQEMQTSHRSREDIWEQMRKNYRVMKEAVEKGLTGDGVFSPTGLTGGEAVKLMNYRKRGKSLSGDDLLIAVENAIATNEVNASLGIICATPTAGSSGTLPGVMFGIKDKLGLDEDQMVQMLFCASGFGMVIANNAMISGAAGGCQAEVGSASGMAAAAAVEIAGGSPEESSEALAMALSNLLGLVCDPVAGLVEIPCVKRNAIGAVNALISADMALAGLTNKIPADDVIEAMRRVGKNLPPSLRETGLGGLAATREGIRLKMKIFGTEMEITPSDYLGE
- a CDS encoding serine dehydratase beta chain: MANTFRSVFDIIGPIMVGPSSSHTAGALALGKAAAQLFGMIPKKITIHYYESFADTHLGHGTDFAILGGILGLNADDPMLPKAVEMAASQQIAVSFFEEKDPSPVGHPNTARMILERDDLRIVATGSSIGGGSIELNAVEIGDFQMTINGHLPLYFIKQNSSHLGLLKLRDWEVFFTNHGYRLSDIRIFREEENEWVILYLETSPSKEMISEINTMPFIEQAILIR